The Desulfohalovibrio reitneri genome contains a region encoding:
- a CDS encoding sensor histidine kinase, with product MAHTTFKGSLIIILTAAVTALHFAGGDMELHVVHRELYFVPILLAAYWYGLKWGLITAGAAGVLYLAGMLFAPMDHAVLVMVSQIAVFVLVALVLGWLTDHNRRRQERLIQAEKLGALGSASSVIGHEMRDIMGALNSLFQRSGGLADSGLNDDFQKEMSRMGSLVETLAGYVPERELKLRTANLNEVVEEAVRRNQEQIDAKEVRLDVQRDEVGCPTKVDPEAVRWVVARLVENALDFTPRGSTVTVTSTRSGDDCTIRVADQGPGIKPEHREKMFSPFFTTRRGGTGLTLPSCRKTVRNFGGDLTFESEPGQGATFIVRIPRGEG from the coding sequence ATGGCGCACACGACCTTCAAGGGCTCCCTGATCATCATCCTCACGGCTGCGGTGACAGCGCTGCACTTCGCCGGGGGGGACATGGAACTGCACGTGGTGCACAGGGAGTTGTACTTCGTCCCGATCCTCCTGGCCGCCTACTGGTACGGCCTGAAGTGGGGGCTGATAACCGCGGGCGCGGCCGGGGTCCTCTACCTGGCCGGGATGCTCTTCGCGCCCATGGACCACGCCGTCTTGGTCATGGTCTCCCAAATCGCGGTCTTTGTGCTGGTGGCCCTGGTGCTGGGCTGGCTCACGGACCATAACCGCCGCAGGCAGGAACGTCTCATCCAGGCCGAAAAACTGGGCGCCCTGGGCAGCGCCTCCTCCGTCATCGGCCACGAAATGCGCGACATCATGGGCGCGCTGAATTCCCTGTTCCAGCGCTCCGGCGGACTGGCCGACTCCGGCCTGAACGACGACTTCCAGAAGGAGATGTCCCGCATGGGAAGCCTGGTGGAAACCCTGGCGGGATACGTGCCGGAGCGCGAACTGAAACTCCGCACGGCCAACCTCAACGAGGTGGTCGAGGAGGCGGTGCGCCGCAACCAGGAACAGATCGACGCCAAGGAAGTCCGCCTGGACGTCCAGCGGGACGAGGTGGGCTGCCCCACCAAGGTGGACCCCGAGGCCGTGCGCTGGGTGGTCGCCAGGCTCGTCGAGAACGCCCTGGACTTCACACCGCGCGGCTCCACCGTGACCGTGACCTCAACCCGCTCCGGGGACGACTGCACCATCCGCGTGGCCGACCAGGGCCCCGGCATCAAGCCGGAGCACAGGGAGAAGATGTTCTCCCCCTTCTTCACCACCCGCCGGGGCGGCACCGGGCTGACCCTGCCCAGCTGCCGCAAGACGGTGCGCAACTTCGGCGGCGACCTCACCTTCGAGAGCGAGCCGGGGCAGGGCGCGACCTTCATCGTGCGCATCCCCAGGGGGGAAGGCTGA
- a CDS encoding L-aspartate oxidase → MVIGAGVAGATCALTLAARGVEVCLLSAGKDVDDGNTARAQGGIVHRGPDDSPAKLADDILTAGWRRNDAEAVRLLAEAGPRAVEEILLERLRIPFATRPDNSLDLTREGGHSVKRILHCADYTGRAIMDGLKKALADDPLIQTLTSRTAMELLTSTRHSRLHAHPAWQGNQCLGAYVLDRTTGRVETILADLTVLATGGIGGLYPHSTNAPCSVGSGLALAHAAGARLRHAEFVQFHPTAMYHPSGQRFLITEAMRGEGAHLRNSRGERFMLRHDERAELAPRDIVSQAIVKELHHSGDTCAYLDCRSIEHDLYQRFPTIAARCGEIGLDIQADPIPVVPAAHYHCGGVQSDRRGRTDMPRLYAIGECSCTGVHGANRLASTSLLEGLLWGKSAGEDIVHRLREGDTAPARLLESVPDRPSSGGGEADPDGIQREWRSLRRAMWEHVGIVRDRRDLARAEWELRGLAERLRKTVADTRPTKPLVDLVHAGEAALLLTRAALRNTQSIGCHAIRQDVPAAVNLEAAHGRHHYGLRREHLRALRQHGSIS, encoded by the coding sequence ATGGTCATTGGCGCGGGCGTGGCCGGAGCAACCTGCGCCCTGACCCTGGCCGCGCGCGGCGTGGAGGTCTGCCTGCTGAGCGCGGGCAAGGACGTGGACGACGGCAACACGGCCCGCGCCCAGGGCGGCATCGTGCATCGCGGTCCGGACGACTCCCCGGCCAAGCTGGCGGATGACATCCTCACCGCCGGCTGGCGGCGCAACGACGCCGAAGCCGTGCGGCTGCTGGCCGAGGCCGGGCCCCGCGCGGTGGAGGAAATCCTGTTGGAGCGGCTGCGGATTCCCTTCGCCACCCGTCCGGACAACAGTCTGGACCTGACCCGGGAAGGCGGGCACAGCGTCAAGCGCATCCTGCACTGCGCCGACTACACGGGCCGGGCCATCATGGACGGGCTCAAAAAGGCCCTGGCGGACGACCCGCTCATCCAGACGCTGACCAGCCGCACCGCCATGGAGCTGCTGACCAGCACCCGCCACTCCCGCCTGCACGCCCACCCGGCGTGGCAGGGCAACCAGTGCCTGGGCGCTTACGTCCTGGACCGGACAACCGGGCGGGTGGAAACCATCCTGGCCGATCTCACCGTACTGGCCACCGGCGGCATCGGCGGCCTCTACCCCCACTCCACCAACGCCCCCTGCTCGGTGGGCTCCGGGCTGGCCCTGGCCCACGCCGCGGGCGCGCGGCTGCGCCATGCGGAGTTCGTGCAATTCCACCCCACGGCCATGTACCACCCCTCGGGCCAGCGCTTCCTCATCACCGAGGCCATGCGCGGCGAGGGGGCACACCTGCGCAACAGCCGGGGCGAGCGGTTCATGCTCCGCCACGACGAACGGGCCGAGCTGGCCCCGCGCGACATCGTCTCCCAGGCCATCGTCAAGGAGCTGCACCACAGCGGCGACACCTGCGCCTACCTGGACTGCCGCTCCATCGAGCACGACCTGTACCAGCGCTTTCCCACCATCGCGGCGCGGTGCGGCGAAATAGGCCTGGATATCCAGGCCGACCCCATCCCCGTGGTTCCGGCGGCGCACTACCACTGCGGCGGCGTGCAAAGCGACCGGCGCGGCCGCACCGACATGCCGCGCCTGTACGCCATCGGCGAGTGCAGTTGCACCGGCGTGCACGGGGCCAACCGGCTGGCCTCCACCTCCCTGCTGGAGGGACTGCTGTGGGGCAAAAGCGCCGGGGAGGACATCGTCCACCGCCTCCGCGAGGGCGACACGGCCCCAGCGCGGCTGCTGGAGTCCGTGCCCGACCGGCCCTCGTCCGGCGGCGGCGAGGCCGACCCCGATGGCATCCAGCGGGAATGGCGTTCCCTGCGCCGCGCCATGTGGGAGCATGTGGGCATCGTCCGCGACCGGCGGGACCTGGCCAGGGCGGAGTGGGAACTGCGCGGGCTGGCGGAGCGGCTGCGCAAAACTGTGGCGGACACCCGGCCGACCAAGCCGCTGGTGGACCTCGTGCACGCAGGCGAGGCGGCCCTTCTGCTGACCCGGGCCGCGCTGCGCAACACCCAGAGCATAGGCTGCCACGCCATCCGCCAGGACGTGCCCGCGGCGGTCAACCTGGAGGCGGCCCACGGCCGACACCATTACGGCTTGCGCCGGGAGCACCTGCGCGCGTTGCGGCAACACGGCTCCATTTCCTGA
- a CDS encoding aldehyde ferredoxin oxidoreductase N-terminal domain-containing protein → METILRIDLSAEGGPRAVRHPLGKYAGLAGRALTTAIIANEVPPDCEALGPANKLVIAPGLMSGTAASNCGRLSVGCKNPWTGLLEEANPGGRAAQYLGRLGVAAVVLEGAPPGGALYAVTIGEDGVGVAGADDLRGVTNHTLCRWVGERRSGAACLCIGPVGEMRLAGATIASTDRELRPVHHVSRGGVGAVMGRKGVKCVVIDPGEAETRPPAEPEAFREASALFLQGLAVYAATGRADSPHAAGPGGAGHACAQECGAVSCATFSAGNGRLAARHETAWSHSAECGISDPDALAELDHLEADFGLDPVETGRALGLAMRAGVIDFGDAEGAARLVREAGEGTHLGRILASGPSTMAACFGLEPPSPHPAWPRSDQALREDADGREAAERLRSSNDGSHLLSPKSREQVSRNLRIASAAMDSTGFCRFVVLAILEQGRTFEAMVDTINAMHGLRLTPDDLVELGRNILETEHNFNQRVRSPAPDVRPRGPLAGAFCRPSGAEPERREETGHA, encoded by the coding sequence GTGGAGACGATCCTGCGCATCGACTTGTCCGCCGAGGGCGGCCCCCGGGCCGTCCGGCACCCCTTGGGCAAGTACGCCGGCCTCGCCGGACGCGCCCTGACCACGGCCATCATCGCCAACGAAGTGCCGCCGGACTGCGAGGCCCTGGGCCCCGCGAACAAGCTGGTCATCGCGCCGGGCCTCATGTCCGGCACGGCCGCCAGCAACTGCGGCCGCCTCTCCGTGGGCTGCAAGAACCCCTGGACCGGATTGCTGGAGGAAGCCAACCCCGGCGGCCGGGCAGCCCAATATCTCGGACGGCTCGGCGTTGCGGCCGTGGTGCTTGAAGGCGCGCCGCCGGGTGGCGCCCTGTACGCCGTGACCATCGGCGAGGACGGCGTTGGGGTGGCCGGGGCCGATGACTTGCGCGGGGTGACCAACCACACCCTGTGCCGTTGGGTCGGGGAACGGCGGAGCGGCGCGGCCTGCCTCTGCATCGGCCCCGTGGGAGAGATGCGCCTGGCTGGGGCCACCATCGCCTCCACCGACCGCGAACTCCGCCCCGTTCACCACGTCAGCCGGGGCGGCGTGGGCGCGGTAATGGGCCGCAAGGGCGTCAAGTGCGTGGTCATCGACCCGGGCGAGGCGGAAACGCGCCCCCCCGCCGAGCCAGAGGCGTTCCGGGAGGCCAGCGCGCTCTTCCTGCAGGGGCTGGCGGTCTACGCCGCCACCGGGCGGGCGGATTCGCCCCACGCCGCCGGCCCGGGCGGGGCGGGCCATGCCTGCGCCCAGGAATGCGGCGCGGTCTCCTGCGCCACCTTTTCCGCCGGAAACGGCCGCCTGGCCGCCCGGCACGAGACCGCCTGGTCCCACAGCGCCGAATGCGGCATCAGCGACCCCGACGCCCTGGCCGAACTGGACCACCTGGAAGCGGACTTCGGCCTGGACCCGGTGGAAACGGGCCGCGCGCTGGGTCTGGCCATGCGAGCCGGGGTCATCGACTTCGGCGACGCCGAAGGGGCGGCGCGGCTGGTGCGCGAGGCGGGCGAGGGCACGCACCTGGGCCGCATCCTGGCTTCCGGCCCGTCCACCATGGCCGCCTGTTTCGGGCTGGAGCCGCCCAGCCCCCATCCGGCCTGGCCCCGCAGCGACCAAGCCCTCCGCGAGGACGCGGACGGGAGGGAGGCCGCCGAGCGCCTCCGGTCCTCGAACGACGGTTCCCACCTGCTTTCACCCAAGAGCCGGGAGCAAGTCTCCCGGAACCTGCGCATCGCCTCCGCGGCTATGGACTCCACCGGCTTCTGCCGCTTCGTGGTGCTGGCCATCCTGGAACAGGGGCGGACCTTCGAGGCCATGGTGGACACCATAAACGCCATGCACGGCCTGCGCCTCACCCCTGACGACCTGGTGGAGCTGGGCAGAAACATTCTGGAGACCGAGCACAACTTCAACCAGCGTGTCCGCTCGCCCGCGCCCGACGTCCGGCCCCGTGGCCCCCTGGCCGGGGCCTTCTGCCGGCCTTCGGGCGCCGAGCCGGAGCGCCGGGAGGAAACCGGCCATGCCTGA